A single window of uncultured Sunxiuqinia sp. DNA harbors:
- a CDS encoding substrate-binding domain-containing protein, giving the protein MEELGGSVIVKVAESDPSVQFQQALDLINEGIDVLVIVPVDKTVSAGIVTTAKKSHVSVVAYDRLIWDCDLDFYISTDNIQIGEKTS; this is encoded by the coding sequence GTGGAAGAACTTGGAGGCTCTGTGATCGTAAAAGTTGCCGAATCCGACCCATCGGTTCAGTTTCAGCAAGCACTTGATTTGATTAATGAGGGGATTGATGTATTGGTTATTGTTCCGGTTGATAAGACCGTGTCTGCCGGTATTGTAACAACTGCGAAAAAATCACACGTCTCGGTAGTGGCATATGACCGACTCATTTGGGATTGCGATCTGGATTTCTACATTTCAACCGACAATATTCAGATTGGAGAAAAAACAAGCTAA
- a CDS encoding substrate-binding domain-containing protein — MEKKQANFLTRSKPEGNYVLIGGPTIDNNSVQLYLGWMNVLQPLVDKGDINIVSNTFVNEWNVENGYTVVKDLLDTDVQLDAIIAGNDALASGAIQALHENDLEGEVFCSRTGCRHKCHSEYCFWKPDDYSFTSL, encoded by the coding sequence TTGGAGAAAAAACAAGCTAACTTCCTTACAAGGTCGAAGCCTGAAGGGAACTATGTGCTTATTGGAGGACCAACTATTGACAACAACTCAGTTCAACTATATCTGGGTTGGATGAATGTGCTTCAACCCTTGGTTGATAAAGGTGATATCAATATTGTCTCAAATACGTTTGTAAACGAGTGGAATGTAGAGAATGGATACACGGTTGTTAAAGACTTACTTGACACTGATGTTCAACTAGATGCAATTATTGCAGGGAACGACGCATTGGCAAGCGGTGCTATTCAAGCTCTTCATGAAAATGACCTTGAAGGTGAAGTTTTTTGTAGCCGGACAGGATGCCGACATAAATGCCATTCGGAATATTGTTTTTGGAAACCAGACGATTACAGTTTTACAAGCCTTTAG
- a CDS encoding thymidylate synthase → MRQYLDLLEHVTKNGVKKDDRTGTGTISVFGHQMRFNLAEGFPVLTTKKLHLKSIIHELLWFLDGDTNNNTLKEKGVRIWNEWANEDGDLGHIYGYQWRSWPTPDGKQIDQISEVVNSIKNNPNSRRLIVSAWNVGELDKMNLPPCHLLFQFYVADGKLSCQLYQRSCDVFLGVPFNVASYALLTMMMAQVTGLKPGEFVWTGGDVHIYSNHLEQVELQLTRLPKKLPTMKINPDVKSIFDFKFEDFELENYEAHPHIPGKVAV, encoded by the coding sequence ATGAGGCAATATCTTGACTTACTGGAGCATGTCACAAAAAATGGTGTGAAAAAAGATGACCGTACAGGAACGGGGACAATCAGTGTTTTTGGACACCAAATGCGCTTTAATCTTGCTGAAGGATTTCCAGTATTAACCACCAAGAAGCTTCACTTAAAATCAATTATTCATGAGCTTTTATGGTTTCTGGATGGCGACACTAATAACAATACGTTAAAAGAAAAAGGTGTTCGTATCTGGAACGAGTGGGCGAATGAAGATGGTGACCTGGGACATATCTATGGTTACCAATGGCGTTCGTGGCCTACTCCCGACGGAAAGCAGATCGATCAGATTTCAGAAGTTGTTAATTCAATTAAAAACAATCCGAACTCACGGAGGCTTATTGTGAGTGCCTGGAATGTTGGCGAGCTGGATAAAATGAATTTGCCGCCGTGCCATCTTTTATTTCAGTTTTATGTGGCTGATGGTAAATTAAGTTGCCAGCTTTATCAGCGTAGTTGCGACGTTTTTCTGGGCGTGCCTTTTAATGTCGCTTCGTATGCGCTGCTGACTATGATGATGGCACAAGTAACCGGATTGAAACCCGGCGAATTTGTTTGGACCGGTGGTGATGTGCATATTTATTCCAATCATCTGGAACAGGTTGAATTGCAATTAACACGTCTTCCGAAGAAATTACCCACGATGAAAATCAATCCGGATGTGAAGTCAATTTTCGATTTTAAATTTGAAGATTTTGAACTGGAAAATTACGAAGCTCATCCGCATATTCCCGGGAAAGTTGCTGTTTAA
- a CDS encoding dihydrofolate reductase, whose amino-acid sequence MIHQNISIIVAIAQNFAIGKNNDLLFYLPNDLKHFKEITSGHTIIMGRNTLLSLPKWPLPNRRHIVISDQLDDCFDGCEVVSSIDEAIEKVKDEKEAFVIGGGMIYKQFYPIAGKLYLTLVHKDFDADVYFPSIDYKEWDVESREDFHDEKNGFDYSYLNLIRE is encoded by the coding sequence ATGATTCACCAAAACATTTCCATCATAGTTGCCATTGCACAAAATTTTGCGATTGGTAAAAACAACGATCTACTGTTTTATTTACCCAACGATTTAAAGCATTTCAAGGAAATCACCTCCGGGCATACGATTATCATGGGGCGTAACACCTTGCTTTCGTTGCCCAAATGGCCCTTGCCCAATCGCCGTCATATTGTGATTAGTGATCAGTTGGATGATTGTTTTGATGGATGTGAAGTGGTCTCTTCTATTGATGAAGCGATTGAGAAGGTGAAGGATGAGAAAGAAGCTTTTGTGATTGGCGGTGGCATGATTTATAAGCAGTTTTACCCTATCGCCGGTAAACTCTATCTGACCCTGGTGCATAAAGATTTTGATGCCGATGTTTATTTTCCGTCAATCGATTATAAAGAATGGGATGTAGAAAGTCGTGAGGATTTTCATGACGAAAAGAATGGCTTCGACTATTCTTATCTCAATCTTATTCGAGAATAG
- a CDS encoding DUF4861 family protein — protein MKNLITLALIVLIGLPVLAQNKTEKSLYWKDKHEQVDCISSETGDLYQKVGHHGPAVENEWMGLRLYFDHKVAIDVYNKTKPQLELAEAKWYPTTEQQKEGWGADQYKVGQTVGLGGVRLWDGEKVVLLDPVTMRTACVKKEANTSYMEMLSENVPYKGDSIDVLVRVTVYSGMREAKVEAFAFSSEPVQFVTGVNYHAGTETKEGEGFIATWGLHPEDVAAFQLNIGAAIMYDPADFVKEEKLEKEYQLISKPTNYISTWVTSACEKEEGFDNMTDFIEYVEKL, from the coding sequence ATGAAAAACCTGATCACATTAGCATTAATTGTATTAATCGGGCTTCCGGTACTAGCCCAAAATAAAACCGAAAAAAGTTTATACTGGAAAGATAAACACGAACAAGTTGATTGTATTTCATCAGAAACCGGAGACTTGTATCAAAAAGTTGGTCACCACGGACCGGCGGTTGAAAACGAATGGATGGGTCTGCGTCTATACTTCGACCACAAAGTAGCCATCGATGTATACAACAAAACAAAGCCTCAGCTAGAACTGGCCGAAGCCAAATGGTATCCAACCACCGAGCAGCAAAAAGAAGGCTGGGGAGCCGATCAATACAAAGTTGGTCAAACAGTCGGTTTAGGTGGTGTACGTCTGTGGGACGGAGAAAAAGTCGTCCTACTCGATCCGGTAACAATGCGTACAGCCTGCGTGAAAAAAGAGGCCAATACCTCGTACATGGAAATGCTGTCGGAAAACGTACCATATAAAGGCGACAGCATTGATGTACTGGTTCGGGTAACTGTTTACTCAGGCATGCGTGAAGCGAAGGTTGAAGCTTTTGCTTTTAGCTCGGAGCCTGTTCAGTTTGTAACTGGAGTCAACTACCACGCCGGAACCGAAACAAAAGAAGGTGAAGGCTTTATCGCCACCTGGGGCTTGCATCCTGAAGATGTAGCAGCTTTCCAATTGAATATTGGCGCGGCAATTATGTACGATCCTGCGGACTTTGTCAAAGAGGAAAAGTTAGAAAAAGAATATCAGTTAATTTCGAAACCAACCAATTACATTTCGACCTGGGTTACTTCGGCCTGCGAAAAAGAAGAAGGTTTTGATAATATGACTGACTTTATTGAGTACGTTGAGAAACTCTAA
- a CDS encoding DUF805 domain-containing protein: MNWYLKVLKQYADFKGRASRTEYWMFILFNLIFATVALILDNVLGLAYGKSGIGILYSIFVLALLVPSVALSVRRMHDINKTGLMVLVGLIPVIGTLYLIYLLAKSSYPGENKYGENPTISYNYDEETDSMQTVELSSDDSSIEDSVILIIVIWMAFSRLFWALVPIFSENQYSPVWYELVNMLMGIVWAFVPFGLAFAVKNRVKQTTLFVIGGLYLMYSLIEVLQSFAASGQSGMM, translated from the coding sequence ATGAATTGGTATTTAAAAGTCTTAAAGCAATATGCTGATTTTAAAGGTCGCGCCAGTAGAACCGAATACTGGATGTTTATTTTATTCAACCTAATTTTTGCGACGGTCGCTTTAATTCTGGACAATGTTCTGGGCCTTGCTTATGGCAAATCAGGAATTGGAATACTTTACAGCATTTTTGTTCTTGCCCTTCTGGTTCCAAGTGTTGCTCTTTCAGTAAGAAGAATGCACGATATTAACAAAACAGGATTGATGGTTCTTGTTGGCCTAATTCCGGTTATTGGAACACTTTACTTGATATATCTGCTGGCGAAATCCAGTTACCCTGGCGAAAATAAATATGGGGAGAATCCGACAATCAGCTACAACTACGATGAAGAAACAGATTCGATGCAAACAGTTGAATTATCGTCTGATGATTCCTCCATCGAAGATTCTGTCATTCTGATTATTGTTATCTGGATGGCCTTTTCCCGATTGTTTTGGGCTCTTGTTCCGATATTCTCCGAGAATCAATATTCGCCAGTATGGTACGAACTTGTAAACATGCTGATGGGAATTGTTTGGGCATTTGTTCCGTTTGGATTGGCATTCGCCGTAAAAAATAGAGTCAAACAAACTACATTATTTGTCATTGGTGGTTTATACCTGATGTACAGCCTAATAGAAGTTCTTCAGTCGTTTGCTGCTTCAGGACAATCCGGAATGATGTAA
- a CDS encoding lysophospholipid acyltransferase family protein, which produces MSKLASHIGFLLLTLLSLLPFWLLYALSDLLFFLIYRIFKYRKTVVMENLHNSFPEKSSKELNIIARKFYHHFCDLLVESFKMKTISEKELAKRMVVSNPELVNQYFAEGQSVLVLTMHYNNWEWNSFLPYYLKHHCLLVYNPARNLTWDRFINRMRSRFGGELVSTKKIVKAVLNYKKKQQPTFTWLCSDQRPKANTRFWTTFLNQDAGFFPGAEALAKHTNFTVIYQHIEKVKRGYYQTHFEVLAERPAQLPADEVLHRYVSKIEGIIQEHPEFYLWSHKRWKHKRPTKNQQKQS; this is translated from the coding sequence ATGAGCAAACTAGCCAGTCATATTGGATTTTTGTTGCTAACCCTGTTGTCGCTGCTCCCTTTTTGGCTGCTCTATGCCTTGTCCGATTTGTTGTTTTTTCTAATATACCGAATCTTCAAATATCGGAAAACGGTAGTCATGGAAAACCTACATAACTCATTCCCCGAAAAATCGTCGAAAGAGCTAAATATCATCGCCCGTAAATTTTACCATCATTTTTGCGACTTGTTGGTGGAGTCGTTTAAGATGAAAACCATTTCGGAAAAAGAGCTTGCAAAACGCATGGTGGTAAGTAATCCAGAATTGGTGAATCAATATTTTGCTGAAGGACAAAGTGTGCTCGTGCTAACCATGCACTATAACAATTGGGAATGGAATTCCTTTTTGCCTTACTACCTGAAACACCATTGTCTGTTGGTATACAATCCGGCTCGAAATCTTACCTGGGATCGATTCATTAACCGGATGCGGAGCCGCTTTGGAGGGGAGTTGGTATCAACCAAAAAAATTGTAAAAGCTGTTTTGAACTACAAAAAGAAACAGCAACCCACGTTTACCTGGCTATGTTCGGATCAACGCCCAAAGGCCAACACCCGTTTTTGGACAACTTTTTTGAATCAGGATGCCGGCTTTTTCCCCGGAGCCGAAGCATTGGCGAAGCACACCAATTTTACGGTTATATACCAGCATATTGAGAAGGTGAAACGCGGCTACTACCAAACCCATTTTGAAGTGCTGGCAGAACGCCCCGCACAGCTCCCAGCAGATGAAGTGCTACATCGGTACGTAAGCAAAATTGAAGGGATCATTCAGGAGCATCCCGAGTTTTATCTCTGGTCGCATAAACGCTGGAAACACAAACGCCCAACTAAAAATCAACAAAAACAAAGCTGA
- a CDS encoding lysophospholipid acyltransferase family protein, with product MGKFFNNLIVWLLKALSHIPFPILYLKSDFFYLLVFYVFRYRRKVVYTNLRNSFPEKTEQEIDIIARKFYRHLCDLGLEAIKLHSISDRELDKRVTVKGIEKVEEYFKQQKSIILLGMHYNNWEWSASLQRLASHQLLMIYNPVRDNFEMERFILNMRERFGGMSVPVHKSARTAIQFDKTPHPGCLWLAADQTPFQTTKFWTTFLNQETPFFSGPEKIAYKTNQPVFFHHTKKIARGKYEVNFIELFAEPSKEKPEDILLTYIDKMEEVISETPEYWLWSHRRWKHKRPDDVEMIDRLPKNTP from the coding sequence ATGGGTAAATTTTTCAACAATCTGATCGTTTGGCTTCTGAAAGCCTTATCGCATATACCTTTTCCTATTTTGTATTTAAAATCAGACTTCTTCTATCTGCTTGTTTTTTATGTTTTTCGTTACCGCCGGAAAGTAGTTTACACCAACCTTCGTAACTCGTTCCCTGAGAAAACTGAACAGGAAATTGATATCATCGCCCGCAAATTTTACCGCCACCTTTGCGATCTGGGATTGGAAGCCATCAAGCTGCATAGTATTTCAGATCGGGAGCTAGACAAACGAGTAACAGTAAAAGGAATCGAAAAAGTAGAAGAATACTTTAAGCAGCAAAAAAGCATCATCCTGTTGGGTATGCACTACAATAACTGGGAATGGAGTGCCAGCCTGCAACGCTTGGCCAGTCACCAGTTGTTAATGATTTACAATCCCGTGCGCGATAATTTTGAAATGGAACGCTTCATCTTAAACATGCGCGAGCGCTTTGGCGGGATGTCGGTTCCGGTGCACAAATCAGCTCGTACGGCTATTCAGTTTGATAAAACTCCACACCCGGGTTGCCTGTGGTTAGCTGCCGACCAAACCCCTTTTCAAACCACGAAGTTCTGGACGACCTTTTTAAATCAGGAAACACCTTTCTTCAGCGGGCCGGAGAAAATAGCCTACAAAACCAACCAGCCGGTCTTTTTCCATCACACAAAAAAAATTGCCCGCGGAAAATACGAAGTCAATTTTATTGAACTGTTTGCTGAGCCGAGCAAAGAAAAGCCAGAGGACATTTTGCTGACCTACATCGATAAAATGGAAGAGGTGATCAGCGAAACGCCCGAGTATTGGCTGTGGTCGCACCGCCGCTGGAAACACAAACGCCCCGACGATGTTGAAATGATTGATCGCTTACCGAAAAATACTCCATGA
- a CDS encoding sigma-70 family RNA polymerase sigma factor, with product MNTEQLVEKYGEKISRLSHRMIWNNELAEEASQEVWYEVLKSLDTFKANSNISTWIYSLAKRTILRYAQNERILKSSEIDSHFDLENIDYNGPENEKKEWVKEQCDYCLTAFCHCLTNNARMIFLFRDIAELTDSEIAQIMDLKEENIRQIASRSREKVKNFMQKDCILFNPHGKCRCRIRNHVESVGLNKEYKKLSKAAELIDIFKKFDKELPRKNYWEKIICEVVTE from the coding sequence ATGAATACAGAACAACTCGTTGAAAAATATGGTGAAAAAATTTCAAGATTATCGCATCGGATGATTTGGAATAATGAGTTGGCGGAAGAAGCGTCCCAAGAAGTTTGGTATGAAGTTTTAAAAAGTCTTGACACTTTTAAAGCAAATTCAAATATTTCGACATGGATTTATTCGCTTGCGAAGAGGACCATTTTAAGATATGCCCAAAATGAGAGAATATTAAAATCATCAGAGATAGATTCCCATTTCGATTTAGAAAATATTGATTACAATGGTCCAGAAAATGAAAAAAAGGAATGGGTAAAGGAACAGTGTGATTATTGCCTGACTGCATTTTGCCATTGTTTGACAAATAATGCCCGAATGATTTTTTTATTTCGGGATATTGCGGAGTTAACAGATTCAGAGATTGCACAAATAATGGATTTGAAGGAAGAAAATATTCGACAGATTGCATCACGCTCACGAGAGAAAGTTAAAAATTTTATGCAAAAGGATTGTATATTATTCAATCCACATGGCAAATGTAGGTGCAGGATTCGAAATCATGTTGAATCCGTAGGGCTTAATAAAGAATATAAGAAACTTTCAAAGGCTGCTGAATTGATTGATATTTTCAAAAAGTTTGATAAAGAACTGCCCCGTAAAAATTATTGGGAAAAAATAATTTGTGAAGTTGTCACAGAATAA
- a CDS encoding cupin domain-containing protein — translation MKKAMIKSEGNNYSAIEIGKLQDLAEYSFPHPKLRQDVPGKLFVGEILKSTGIEVSFQIMPVNSDIPFLHSHTNQEEVYIFIKGKGQFQVDNDLFDIQEGSIIRVAPKGKRTWRNNSDNIMILMVIQAKVDTLENYNVLDGFGVSGEILK, via the coding sequence ATGAAAAAAGCAATGATTAAATCAGAAGGGAACAATTATTCCGCAATTGAAATTGGAAAGTTACAAGACCTAGCTGAATATTCATTTCCTCATCCGAAGTTAAGACAAGATGTTCCAGGGAAGTTATTTGTCGGAGAAATACTGAAATCGACAGGAATTGAGGTTTCCTTTCAAATTATGCCAGTAAATTCAGATATTCCTTTTTTGCATAGTCATACAAATCAAGAAGAAGTTTACATATTCATAAAAGGAAAAGGACAGTTTCAAGTTGATAATGACCTTTTTGATATTCAGGAAGGCTCAATAATTAGGGTTGCTCCAAAAGGGAAAAGAACATGGAGAAACAATTCAGATAATATAATGATTCTGATGGTTATTCAAGCAAAAGTCGATACTTTAGAAAATTATAATGTACTTGATGGATTTGGAGTAAGTGGAGAAATTTTAAAATGA
- a CDS encoding helix-turn-helix transcriptional regulator has product MNRIKEVLEEKGIKQTWLAEKLGKSYNMVNGYVQNRQQPRLEVLNEIADILNVDVRELIISNKEQ; this is encoded by the coding sequence ATGAACAGAATAAAAGAAGTATTAGAAGAGAAAGGAATTAAGCAGACTTGGTTAGCTGAAAAGCTTGGTAAGAGTTACAATATGGTAAACGGATATGTACAGAACAGACAACAGCCAAGACTTGAAGTGTTAAATGAAATAGCAGACATCTTAAATGTAGATGTAAGAGAATTAATAATATCGAATAAGGAACAATAA
- a CDS encoding N-6 DNA methylase, producing MLSREIQNKVQNLWDRLWSAGFSNPISAIEQISYLLFMKRLENFNPSVENKYKWSDYSKLKNDKELVGKVKNVFQFIKTELSKEDEPFAQAMSNASFDLDNPSLLRNAMEFIDSIYEDIENEIKNKNQHFHDIQGDVYEHLLKHTSEAGKNGQFRTPRHIIHMMAALLDPDLDGKILDLASGSGGFLVGAYQYLITKYSKTAKPDDDGLMKGTDGGKLTKSQRKKLEEETFYGFDIDRTMVRIGVMNLMMHGISKPHIVYLDSISTAYEKWEADRLSVTLDPKDKKSLANSALQGQFKYIMANPPFTGKIDSPGVSENLDRIYPPVYEDKEETKRKKQTVQSELLFLERMVYMLDEGGRAAVIVPEGVLFNSGNAHKAVREILMTDCNLDGVISMPSGVFQPYTGVKTSILLFTKRKWKNGSDKPQNAQVWFYGMDSDGYTLDSNRKRLKESPLPNVIDHWKNRTKENQSDRKLIHFSIPFEEIKDNGFELNFNLYKDFVYEPQEFESSEKILKKITKLEFDINQGLEELRNF from the coding sequence ATGCTATCAAGAGAAATACAAAATAAAGTACAAAACTTATGGGATCGACTCTGGTCAGCTGGTTTTTCAAATCCTATATCAGCTATTGAACAAATTTCCTATTTATTGTTCATGAAGCGCCTTGAAAATTTCAATCCTTCTGTTGAAAATAAATATAAATGGAGCGATTATAGTAAATTAAAAAATGATAAGGAATTAGTAGGTAAAGTCAAAAATGTATTTCAGTTTATTAAAACTGAGCTAAGTAAGGAGGATGAGCCATTTGCTCAGGCCATGTCTAATGCTTCTTTTGATTTAGACAATCCAAGCTTACTAAGAAATGCCATGGAATTTATTGATTCTATATATGAGGATATTGAAAATGAAATAAAAAATAAGAATCAACACTTTCATGATATTCAAGGGGATGTTTATGAGCATCTTTTAAAACACACATCTGAAGCTGGTAAAAATGGGCAATTTCGTACTCCTCGGCATATCATTCATATGATGGCGGCATTGCTTGATCCAGATTTAGATGGTAAAATATTGGATTTAGCATCTGGTTCAGGAGGTTTTTTAGTTGGTGCATATCAGTATCTAATCACTAAGTATTCAAAAACGGCAAAACCAGATGATGATGGTTTGATGAAAGGCACTGATGGAGGAAAGCTAACAAAAAGCCAAAGAAAGAAATTAGAGGAAGAGACTTTCTATGGATTTGACATTGACCGAACTATGGTTCGCATTGGAGTGATGAATTTAATGATGCACGGGATTTCAAAACCTCATATTGTTTACTTAGACTCTATATCCACAGCTTACGAGAAATGGGAAGCCGACCGACTATCCGTGACTTTAGATCCAAAAGACAAAAAGTCACTTGCAAACTCAGCTTTACAAGGACAGTTTAAGTACATAATGGCGAACCCTCCATTTACAGGTAAAATTGATAGTCCAGGAGTAAGTGAAAATTTAGATCGGATTTATCCTCCTGTATATGAAGACAAAGAAGAAACAAAACGGAAAAAACAAACAGTTCAATCCGAATTACTTTTCTTGGAAAGAATGGTTTACATGTTGGATGAAGGTGGAAGAGCTGCAGTTATTGTACCTGAAGGAGTTTTGTTCAATTCAGGAAATGCACATAAAGCGGTTCGAGAAATTCTAATGACCGACTGTAATTTGGATGGTGTGATTTCTATGCCAAGTGGAGTTTTTCAGCCTTATACTGGGGTAAAAACTTCTATCCTATTATTCACAAAACGTAAATGGAAAAACGGTTCTGATAAACCACAAAACGCACAGGTATGGTTTTACGGAATGGACTCAGATGGTTATACCTTGGACTCTAACAGAAAAAGACTGAAAGAATCTCCATTGCCGAATGTAATAGACCATTGGAAAAACAGGACAAAAGAAAATCAATCAGATAGAAAATTGATTCATTTTAGTATTCCTTTTGAAGAAATCAAGGACAATGGGTTTGAGTTGAATTTCAATTTGTACAAGGACTTTGTTTATGAGCCACAAGAATTTGAATCATCCGAAAAGATTCTAAAAAAGATTACAAAGCTAGAATTCGATATTAACCAAGGACTTGAGGAATTAAGAAATTTTTAG
- a CDS encoding restriction endonuclease subunit S: MEFVEYTIGELALEVKTGKTPPTSNPEYFDGDIPWIGPSDLKGQKYAEDSERKITEIALEDNKSFLYQSGTVLISTIGDIGKTAIVKKPVASNQQLTGILVNEDIILPELFYYWIRLNKRILENKANTAVISMLNNKLLKRIKVVFPKYIEDQYKIVGRLNRIQEFIDKRVETIQLLDEYIRSIFLEMFGDPILNNKKFPVKTLENIVVGNISYGVVKSGDEVFDGVPFVRPVDLGEKWLSKKGLKSISNVISEQYSRTILKGNELLISVRGRLNAISLVSSDFKKSNVARGIVPLKFSTDEERIFYYYFLTDPNFKIYYNNLAKGVGLTGVNISDLKQIPLFDMNKNKGLLSEFYELSNRVDVHKKRLIESSELLNILFQATLQNAFSEESQIDEDEVFESLLQTFTKEDLKQGDRLKHLLKWIDCKEPRFSQFESYNLAWDRLRELLEDGSIEQVMDKNEIKLKVVE; encoded by the coding sequence ATGGAGTTTGTAGAATATACTATCGGTGAACTAGCATTAGAAGTAAAAACGGGTAAAACACCCCCAACCTCTAATCCTGAATATTTTGATGGAGACATTCCTTGGATTGGTCCCTCAGACTTAAAGGGGCAGAAATATGCTGAAGATTCTGAAAGAAAAATTACTGAAATAGCCTTAGAGGACAACAAGTCTTTTCTATATCAATCAGGAACTGTCCTCATTTCTACGATCGGAGATATTGGGAAAACAGCAATTGTGAAGAAGCCCGTTGCATCAAACCAGCAATTGACAGGTATACTTGTGAATGAAGACATCATTCTTCCTGAATTATTTTATTACTGGATTAGATTGAACAAAAGGATTTTGGAAAACAAGGCTAATACAGCGGTAATATCAATGCTTAACAACAAGCTACTTAAGAGAATCAAAGTTGTTTTCCCTAAATATATTGAAGACCAATATAAAATTGTAGGTAGACTCAATAGAATACAAGAGTTTATTGATAAACGAGTTGAAACAATTCAATTACTAGATGAATACATTCGTTCAATTTTTTTGGAGATGTTTGGAGATCCTATACTTAACAATAAAAAGTTTCCAGTAAAGACGCTGGAAAATATTGTAGTTGGAAATATTTCGTATGGTGTCGTAAAATCTGGAGATGAAGTTTTCGATGGTGTGCCTTTTGTAAGGCCAGTTGATTTAGGTGAAAAATGGTTATCAAAAAAAGGATTGAAGTCAATCTCCAATGTAATATCAGAGCAATATTCTAGAACGATCTTAAAAGGAAATGAGCTGTTAATTTCTGTTAGAGGAAGACTCAATGCAATTAGTTTGGTTTCAAGTGACTTTAAAAAATCAAATGTAGCAAGAGGAATTGTCCCTCTAAAATTTTCAACAGATGAAGAAAGAATATTCTATTATTATTTTTTAACTGACCCTAATTTTAAAATATATTACAACAACCTTGCTAAAGGAGTTGGACTAACTGGGGTTAACATCTCCGATTTAAAACAAATCCCTCTTTTTGATATGAATAAAAACAAAGGGCTACTCTCGGAATTTTATGAATTATCAAATAGGGTTGATGTACATAAAAAAAGATTAATTGAATCCTCTGAATTATTGAATATTTTATTCCAAGCAACACTGCAAAATGCATTCAGTGAAGAGAGTCAAATAGACGAAGATGAAGTGTTTGAATCTCTTTTACAAACTTTCACTAAAGAAGATTTGAAGCAAGGCGACCGTTTAAAACATCTGTTGAAATGGATTGATTGCAAGGAACCACGATTCTCTCAGTTTGAATCTTATAATCTTGCTTGGGACAGGTTAAGAGAGTTGCTAGAAGATGGAAGCATTGAACAAGTAATGGATAAAAATGAAATAAAACTCAAAGTTGTAGAATGA